A single window of Athene noctua chromosome 1, bAthNoc1.hap1.1, whole genome shotgun sequence DNA harbors:
- the CXADR gene encoding coxsackievirus and adenovirus receptor isoform X1, translating to MEPPASPLLPLLAVSLVLLCSAGLTRSLSITSAEKSFETAQGEKVTLPCTFVLSEEDEGPLDIEWVLIPADNQKKEQIIIMYAVDRIYNHYYAAMTGRMQFTNPDPRSGDGSLDILNLKSADTGTYQCKVKKAPGVQSQKIQLTVHVKPARTKCSVEGSQEIGKDITLKCASQEGSPLLSYDWRRVSGTQELPATSMLNKNTGELLLKNASQDYSGTYNCVASNRVGTDECSVELNVTPPINTAGIIAGAIVGTLLGLCILAFLVFCCCKKHREKKYEKEVHHDIREDVPPPKSRSSTARSYIGSNRSSLGSMSPSNMEGYTKTPYSQVPSEDFERTPGQNPTFAPSKVAAPNLSRMGAVPVMIPAQSKDGSIV from the exons ATGGAGCCGCCGGCGtcgccgctgctgccgctgctggccGTCTCACTCGTGCTGCTGTGCTCCGCAG gtCTAACAAGAAGCCTAAGTATAACTtcagctgaaaaatcatttgaaACAGCACAAGGAGAGAAAGTTACATTGCCATGTACTTTTGTACTCTCAGAAGAAGATGAAGGCCCACTAGATATTGAGTGGGTATTGATACCAGCAGATAATCAAAAGAAGGAACAAATA atAATTATGTATGCTGTAGACAGGATTTATAATCATTATTATGCTGCTATGACTGGGCGGATGCAGTTTACTAATCCTGATCCCAGATCTGGTGATGGTTCGTTGGATATCCTGAATTTAAAGTCAGCAGACACTGGCACATACCAATGCAAAGTGAAGAAGGCTCCTGGAGTTCAAAGCCAAAAAATACAGTTGACTGTACATG TAAAGCCAGCAAGAACTAAATGTTCCGTTGAAGGATCACAGGAGATTGGAAAAGACATCACCTTGAAATGTGCATCACAAGAAGGATCCCCACTTTTGTCTTATGATTGGAGAAGAGTATCTGGCACACAGGAACTTCCTGCCACTTCCATGCTGA ATAAAAATACAGGCGAACTTCTCTTGAAAAATGCTTCTCAAGACTATTCTGGTACATACAATTGTGTTGCCTCGAACAGAGTTGGCACAGATGAATGTTCTGTTGAGCTGAATGTCACCCCTC CTATAAATACAGCTGGTATAATTGCTGGAGCTATTGTAGGAACTCTCCTGGGTCTTTGTATACTGgcttttcttgtcttctgttGTTGTAAGAAGCATAGAGAGAAGAAGTATGAGAAAGAAGTACATCATGATATCAG AGAAGATGTTCCACCTCCAAAAAGTCGCAGTTCAACAGCACGCAGCTACATAGGCAGCAATCGTTCTTCTCTGGGTTCAATGTCTCCCTCAAATATGGAAGGATATACCAAAACTCCGTATAGCCAAGTCCCAAGTGAAGACTTTGAACGTACTCCTGGTCAAAACCCAACCTTTGCACCTTCAAAGGTAGCTGCACCTAATTTAAGTAGAATGGGAGCTGTTCCTGTGATGATTCCAGCACAAAGCAAAGATGGCTCCATagtataa
- the CXADR gene encoding coxsackievirus and adenovirus receptor isoform X2, translating to MEPPASPLLPLLAVSLVLLCSAGLTRSLSITSAEKSFETAQGEKVTLPCTFVLSEEDEGPLDIEWVLIPADNQKKEQIIIMYAVDRIYNHYYAAMTGRMQFTNPDPRSGDGSLDILNLKSADTGTYQCKVKKAPGVQSQKIQLTVHVKPARTKCSVEGSQEIGKDITLKCASQEGSPLLSYDWRRVSGTQELPATSMLNKNTGELLLKNASQDYSGTYNCVASNRVGTDECSVELNVTPPINTAGIIAGAIVGTLLGLCILAFLVFCCCKKHREKKYEKEVHHDIREDVPPPKSRSSTARSYIGSNRSSLGSMSPSNMEGYTKTPYSQVPSEDFERTPGQNPTFAPSKYDIAHKIGDITVV from the exons ATGGAGCCGCCGGCGtcgccgctgctgccgctgctggccGTCTCACTCGTGCTGCTGTGCTCCGCAG gtCTAACAAGAAGCCTAAGTATAACTtcagctgaaaaatcatttgaaACAGCACAAGGAGAGAAAGTTACATTGCCATGTACTTTTGTACTCTCAGAAGAAGATGAAGGCCCACTAGATATTGAGTGGGTATTGATACCAGCAGATAATCAAAAGAAGGAACAAATA atAATTATGTATGCTGTAGACAGGATTTATAATCATTATTATGCTGCTATGACTGGGCGGATGCAGTTTACTAATCCTGATCCCAGATCTGGTGATGGTTCGTTGGATATCCTGAATTTAAAGTCAGCAGACACTGGCACATACCAATGCAAAGTGAAGAAGGCTCCTGGAGTTCAAAGCCAAAAAATACAGTTGACTGTACATG TAAAGCCAGCAAGAACTAAATGTTCCGTTGAAGGATCACAGGAGATTGGAAAAGACATCACCTTGAAATGTGCATCACAAGAAGGATCCCCACTTTTGTCTTATGATTGGAGAAGAGTATCTGGCACACAGGAACTTCCTGCCACTTCCATGCTGA ATAAAAATACAGGCGAACTTCTCTTGAAAAATGCTTCTCAAGACTATTCTGGTACATACAATTGTGTTGCCTCGAACAGAGTTGGCACAGATGAATGTTCTGTTGAGCTGAATGTCACCCCTC CTATAAATACAGCTGGTATAATTGCTGGAGCTATTGTAGGAACTCTCCTGGGTCTTTGTATACTGgcttttcttgtcttctgttGTTGTAAGAAGCATAGAGAGAAGAAGTATGAGAAAGAAGTACATCATGATATCAG AGAAGATGTTCCACCTCCAAAAAGTCGCAGTTCAACAGCACGCAGCTACATAGGCAGCAATCGTTCTTCTCTGGGTTCAATGTCTCCCTCAAATATGGAAGGATATACCAAAACTCCGTATAGCCAAGTCCCAAGTGAAGACTTTGAACGTACTCCTGGTCAAAACCCAACCTTTGCACCTTCAAAG